The genome window CGATCCTGCCCTACCTGGCGTATCTCGAAGAGCACGCGAGGAACACTCCCGACCCCCAGCGGCCGACGCTGGCGTTCGAGAACGACAGGACGCTTCGGCGGCTGCGGGATCTGGCGGTCGCGATCCCGGACATCGACGACACCGCGATCTCCCGCTACTGGGACTTCGTCGAACGGTGAGGCCGGCCACGCACACCGGCCCGCCCCCCCGCACCGGGAGGCGACGCGCCTCCCGACTCCCGAAAGGAACACCGAACCGTCATGACCAACCCCTTCGAGAACCCCGACGGCACCTACCGGGTCCTGGCCAACGACGAGGGCCAGCACTCCCTGTGGCCCGACTTCACCGCCGTACCCGCCGGCTGGACCACCGTCTTCGGCCCGGACAGCCGTACCGCCTGCCTGGAGTACGTCGAACGCGAGTGGACCGACCTGCGCCCCAAGAGCCTCGTCCGGGCCATGGGCGAATGAGCCGGCGGAACGAGCGGAACGAACGGAACGAACGGAAGGGAACACGCACGTGAGCAGCGTCGACATGACGCGGGCACCGTACGCCCCGGCGAGCGACGACGGCACGGTGCGGTACGACGCCCCCACCCTGGCCCGGCTCGGCCATGTG of Streptomyces phaeolivaceus contains these proteins:
- a CDS encoding MbtH family protein, translating into MTNPFENPDGTYRVLANDEGQHSLWPDFTAVPAGWTTVFGPDSRTACLEYVEREWTDLRPKSLVRAMGE